The proteins below come from a single Aspergillus oryzae RIB40 DNA, chromosome 5 genomic window:
- a CDS encoding uncharacterized protein (predicted protein) translates to MQSLTSLPTEILHKIIRFAEPESLKTLRQVCRSLGEIVKERHFESITVYAKEESCDKFTDFLENEDRDCLHLVTKVYLDLSAFEYDGYRVYNYGIWEGPREKTFRRLVRLFPRLKELPRLRSIVLGFYPESPGGVDGVLDVPYTLGIRSAAIKEFLSAITTLPQVPQELAFRELLNVNESNQDEVEKIEKVLQNLRSLRLNITNPHNWGDPETTLHHDDMHTFFSTLPSFWLKPALQILEHLTIYSNVYFGYYPSWISVVYISRDSGLWHLEKLYLDDCTILWAVAPSNKERTYLGEDSYTTHPNLVGRGYATYDTRWHHYFQSFHELRHLRHFRYGRSEYWRGNTIPFERETEIIIGMHEESYLTFSDSYAQELSYDYGAWLRIKWEEGGPLPWIEEDQTSLEELLAKIGQRYVIDEATEHQIALARELRRPRAAVAPIDE, encoded by the exons ATGCAGAGCCTCACATCACTTCCCACCGAGATTCTCCACAAGATCATCCGCTTTGCAGAGCCGGAGTCACTCAAGACGCTACGGCAGGTATGCCGATCCCTAGGCGAAATCGTCAAAGAACGCCATTTTGAATCCATTACTGTTTACGCAAAAGAGGAGAGCTGCGACAAATTTACTGACTTTCTTGAAAATGAAGACCGTGATTGTCTACATTTAGTGACGAAAGTGTATCTCGACCTCAGTGCATTTGAA TATGATGGCTATCGTGTATACAACTATGGGATCTGGGAGGGGCCTAGGGAGAAGACATTTCGCAGATTGGTAAGGCTGTTTCCTCGTCTTAAGGAACTTCCACGACTCCGGAGCATTGTACTTGGCTTCTACCCCGAGTCTCCTGGCGGTGTTGATGGAGTTTTAGACGTTCCTTACACGCTTGGAATCCGCTCAGCCGCAATCAAAGAGTTCCTGTCGGCGATCACAACACTGCCTCAAGTGCCACAGGAACTCGCATTTCGAGAGCTGCTGAATGTGAATGAAAGCAATCAGGacgaggtggagaagattgagaaggtcCTACAAAATTTGCGTTCGCTCCGTCTGAACATCACTAACCCGCACAATTGGGGAGACCCAGAAACTACCTTACAC CACGATGACATGCACACTTTCTTTTCGACACTACCATCCTTCTGGCTGAAGCCCGCTCTCCAGATTTTAGAACACCTCACCATTTACTCTAATGTCTATTTTGGCTACTACCCAAGTTGGATCTCCGTGGTGTACATTTCCCGCGACTCAGGACTCTGGCACTTGGAAA AACTCTACCTCGACGACTGCACCATCCTCTGGGCAGTAGCACCTTCCAATAAAGAAAGGACCTACCTGGGTGAGGATAGTTACACCACCCATCCTAATTTGGTGGGAAGAGGCTACGCAACATACGACACACGCTGGCACCATTATTTCCAATCTTTCCATGAACTGCGGCACCTCCGGCACTTCCGATACGGACGTTCTGAGTATTGGCGGGGAAATACCATCCCATTCGAGCGCGAGACcgaaatcatcatcggtATGCATGAAGAAAGCTACCTGACCTTTAGTGACTCTTATGCGCAGGAATTATCCTATGATTATGGCGCCTGGCTCAGGATCAAgtgggaggaaggggggCCTCTGCCATGGATAGAGGAGGATCAGACGAGCCTGGAGGAACTCCTTGCGAAAATTGGTCAGAGATACGTGATAGATGAGGCGACAGAGCATCAAATAGCTCTTGCGCGGGAGCTCAGACGACCGAGAGCCGCTGTTGCACCTATCGACGAGTAG
- a CDS encoding rRNA-processing FCF1 family protein (predicted nucleic-acid-binding protein, contains PIN domain), which yields MGVQKKTRKFAQVKRAIKKHDDRAKKDNNAPKQDKAKGDEVVRAIPQAPSNMFFAANTALGPPYHVLVDTNFVSHSIRAKTDMLKSMMDLLYAKCIPTFTDCTIAELEKLGDKFRLALRVAKDPRWARVRCDHPGTYADDCLVDRITKHRIYIVATNDKDLVRRIRKIPGVPIMKVARAKYVIERLPDHFE from the exons ATGGGTGTCCAGAAGAAAACCCGCAAGTTCGCCCAG GTTAAACGAGCCATCAAAAAGCACGATGACCGCGCcaaaaaagacaacaacGCCCCGAAACaagacaaggccaagggCGACGAGGTAGTCCGGGCGATTCCCCAGGCTCCGTCGAATATGTTCTTCGCCGCCAACACGGCCCTCGGACCTCCTTACCATGTGCTGGTGGATACCAACTTTGTCTCCCACTCTATTCGCGCGAAGACGGATATGCTGAAGTCTATGATGGACCT GTTATATGCGAAGTGTATCCCGACGTTTACGGATTGTACTATTGCGGAATTGGAAAAGTTGGGTGATAAGTTCCGGTTGGCGTTGAGGGTGGCTAAGGATCCGAGATGGGCGCGCGTGCGGTGTGATCACCCCGGTACCTATGCTGATGACTGTTTAGTTGATCGG ATTACAAAACACAGAATCTACATTGTGGCGACGAACGATAAGGACCTGGTTCGCCGTATTCGCAAGATTCCCGGTGTGCCGATCATGAAGGTCGCAAGAGCGAAATACGTCATTGAGAGATTGCCCGACCACTTTGAGTGA